A single Nomascus leucogenys isolate Asia chromosome 14, Asia_NLE_v1, whole genome shotgun sequence DNA region contains:
- the GPR45 gene encoding probable G-protein coupled receptor 45 yields the protein MNRKSQLVLTKTDISPQDHSSAPEVHRHPGRCSQQTKNGSHRSAEGSPPGHFCPSSKGLSTMACNSTSLEAYPYLLLNTSNASDSGSTPLPAPLRISLAIVMLLMTVVGFLGNTVVCIIVYQRPAMRSAINLLLATLAFSDIMLSLCCMPFTAVTLITVRWHFGDHFCRLSATLYWFFVLEGVAILLIISVDRFLIIVQRQDKLNPRRAKVIIAVSWVLSFCIAGPSLTGWTLVEVPARAPQCVLGYTELPADRAYVVTLVVAVFFAPFGVMLCAYMCILNTVRKNAVRVHNQSDSLDLRQLTRAGLRRLQRQQQVSVDLSFKTKAFTTILILFVGFSLCWLPHSVYSLLSVFSQRFYCGSSFYATSTCVLWLSYLKSVFNPIVYCWRIKKFREACIELLPQTFQILPKVPERIRRRIQPSTVYVCNENQSAV from the coding sequence ATGAATCGCAAATCCCAGCTAGTGCTCACAAAGACGGACATTTCTCCCCAAGACCATTCCAGTGCCCCAGAGGTCCACAGACATCCAGGAAGATGCAGCCAGCAGACAAAGAATGGCAGCCACCGAAGCGCTGAGGGGAGCCCTCCCGGCCATTTCTGTCCCAGCTCCAAGGGTCTCTCCACCATGGCCTGCAACAGCACGTCCCTTGAGGCTTACCCATACCTGCTGCTGAACACCAGCAACGCCTCGGACTCCGGGTCCACCCCGTTGCCCGCACCCCTCAGGATCTCCTTGGCCATAGTGATGCTACTGATGACGGTGGTGGGGTTCCTGGGCAACACTGTGGTCTGCATTATTGTGTACCAGAGGCCGGCTATGCGCTCGGCCATCAACCTGCTACTGGCCACCCTGGCCTTCTCTGACATCATGCTGTCCCTCTGCTGCATGCCCTTCACCGCCGTCACCCTCATCACCGTGCGCTGGCACTTTGGGGACCACTTCTGCCGCCTCTCAGCCACGCTCTACTGGTTTTTTGTCCTGGAGGGCGTGGCCATCCTGCTCATCATCAGCGTGGACCGCTTCCTCATCATCGTCCAGCGCCAGGACAAGCTGAACCCGCGCAGGGCCAAGGTGATCATCGCGGTCTCCTGGGTGCTGTCCTTCTGCATCGCGGGGCCCTCGCTCACGGGTTGGACGTTGGTGGAGGTGCCGGCGCGGGCCCCACAGTGCGTGCTGGGCTACACGGAGCTCCCCGCTGACCGCGCCTACGTGGTCACCTTGGTGGTGGCCGTGTTCTTCGCGCCCTTTGGCGTCATGCTGTGCGCCTACATGTGCATCCTCAACACCGTCCGCAAGAACGCCGTGCGCGTGCACAACCAGTCGGACAGCCTGGACCTGAGGCAGCTCACCAGGGCGGGCCTGCGGCGCCTGCAGCGGCAGCAACAGGTCAGCGTGGACTTGAGCTTCAAGACCAAGGCCTTTACCACCATCCTGATCCTCTTCGTGGGCTTCTCCCTCTGCTGGCTGCCCCACTCCGTCTACAGCCTCCTGTCTGTGTTCAGCCAGCGCTTTTACTGCGGTTCCTCCTTCTATGCCACCAGCACCTGCGTCCTGTGGCTCAGTTACCTCAAGTCCGTCTTCAACCCCATCGTCTACTGCTGGAGAATCAAAAAATTCCGCGAGGCCTGCATAGAGTTGCTGCCCCAGACCTTCCAAATCCTCCCCAAAGTGCCTGAGCGGATCCGAAGGAGAATCCAGCCGAGCACAGTCTACGTGTGCAATGAAAACCAGTCTGCGGTTTAG